GTTGAGTTCATACTGTGCTCCTGTGGGTGAATGTGGAGCTCACTATACTTATGACATAATGACCGATAAATTAGCCATCCGTAACATGACAAGATACCTGATGTAATAAATAAAAAGGGAGCACCCGCGATGAAACGCCACTTCGAAGAGATGCAGATCGGCACGCTGGAGCTGTTTTGCCAGGCCGCAGAACAGCTCAGCTTCAGCGCGGCGGCCAATGTTATGGGGATCACGCCCGCGGCGGTCAGTCGCTCTATCGCCCGCCTTGAAGAGCGTTTGGGCGTGCGCCTGTTCGTGCGTACAACCCGCCAGATAAGGCTGACGGAAAGCGGTGAGCGCTACTTCAGCCAATGCCAGCAGGCACTGCAGCAGCTCAGAGAGGCGGAGCGGGAAGTGACCGGCGCACAGATTGAACCTGCCGGCGTGCTGCGAATAAGCCTCCCCACGCCCTATTCTCATTATCGCGTGCTGCCGCTGCTGCCGGAATTCAGGCAGCTCTACCCCCGCGTGTCGGTGCAGGTGCACATCAGCAACCGCAACATCGACTTTGCCGATGAAAGTTACGACATTGCCATTCGCGGCCGTTCCCCTGCGGATTCCTCTTTGATTGCCCGCAAACTCGAAGACGCCGAGCTGATTACGGTCGCCTCTCCGGCCTATTTAGCCCGGGCGGGAATACCGAAAACGCTGGATGACCTGAATCAGCACGAGTGCATCCAGTTCGAACTGCCGAGCACCGGGCGAAAAGTCCCCTGGACATTCAGCATCGACGGCAAAGACACCGATATTTTTACCAGCGGCGGCTTTACCTGTGCGGAGGATGTGCTGGGCATTGTGACGCTTGCCAGAAGCGGCGCGGGCCTGATCCAGACCTACCGATTTATTCTGGAGCAGGATGTCGCCGAGGGAACGCTGGTTGAGGTGCTGCCCGAGTACGGCGGCACCTCCCGGCCCTTTATTTTACTTTACCCTCACGCCCGCCATCTCTCTCTGCGGGTCAGGAGCCTGGTTGATTTCCTGGTCCAGCGGCTTGGAACATAGCGCCGATGGCCTGCTGCAGCCAGGCCAGCACCTCCGGCGTCATCCAGGTGCCTTTAGCCAGCGCAGGTTCGTTCGCCATTGCGGTGCGGAACTTTTGCTGCGTCTGCGGCGACTGGCCGGCAAAAGACTGAAACAGTTCCAGCCAGCGGCGCGCAAGCTGCTGCGCCTGGTCTGAATCAGGTTTCACGCCCTGCGCATTGGCCTGACGCACAGCGGCCACCAGCGGCGGCCACTCCTGCATACGGTCGAAATAGTGGCGGCGGGTGAAGGCAAACTCCTCATCGTTCAGGTAGCGCCGGTAAATATCCAGCTTGCTGTGGCCAAATGCGTGGGTCACGTATTCTGTCAGCGCCGGAGTGATCCCTGTCTGCCGGGCCATGTCCGGCTCGGCCTGGTGCATTCTGTTCAGCCGAACCAGAAAGTCAGGCTCCCCCGCCGTGTCACGCTCCAGCATTTCCATCCAGTGCGTGGCCAGCCGCTGCGCCCGCTCATTCTCTGGCGGAACGCCCTGGGCATGAAGCCCGGCCACCTCCTCCACAAGTTGCTTCCATTCCTCGTCACGGCGGCTATCAGGCTGCGCAAAAGGCAGGCGCCGTAACTCTTCTTTTGAAAAATAGCGATCGTACATCGTCATTAACTCCAGCGTAGTCAGCCATTCCTCGAGGTCAGGTTCTGCGCCGCTGCGCAGGGTTTCACGCAGCGTAACCAGCCGCTGTCGCAGCACGGCGATTTCAGCCAACT
This Klebsiella michiganensis DNA region includes the following protein-coding sequences:
- a CDS encoding MerR family transcriptional regulator, producing the protein MLFKVGELAKRAGITVRTLHHYEAMGLLLPSARTAAGYRLYNRQDITRLHHIQALSRMGMSLSEVRDCLERQALSLQEILDSQISMLDGQLAEIAVLRQRLVTLRETLRSGAEPDLEEWLTTLELMTMYDRYFSKEELRRLPFAQPDSRRDEEWKQLVEEVAGLHAQGVPPENERAQRLATHWMEMLERDTAGEPDFLVRLNRMHQAEPDMARQTGITPALTEYVTHAFGHSKLDIYRRYLNDEEFAFTRRHYFDRMQEWPPLVAAVRQANAQGVKPDSDQAQQLARRWLELFQSFAGQSPQTQQKFRTAMANEPALAKGTWMTPEVLAWLQQAIGAMFQAAGPGNQPGS
- a CDS encoding LysR family transcriptional regulator, producing the protein MKRHFEEMQIGTLELFCQAAEQLSFSAAANVMGITPAAVSRSIARLEERLGVRLFVRTTRQIRLTESGERYFSQCQQALQQLREAEREVTGAQIEPAGVLRISLPTPYSHYRVLPLLPEFRQLYPRVSVQVHISNRNIDFADESYDIAIRGRSPADSSLIARKLEDAELITVASPAYLARAGIPKTLDDLNQHECIQFELPSTGRKVPWTFSIDGKDTDIFTSGGFTCAEDVLGIVTLARSGAGLIQTYRFILEQDVAEGTLVEVLPEYGGTSRPFILLYPHARHLSLRVRSLVDFLVQRLGT